Proteins encoded by one window of Gouania willdenowi chromosome 4, fGouWil2.1, whole genome shotgun sequence:
- the si:ch73-60h1.1 gene encoding calcium/calmodulin-dependent protein kinase type IV, whose protein sequence is MPTSRPDSEPVEFWVDASRRDGTVEEFYTLSSELGRGATSIVYRCEQKETQKLYAIKVLKKTIDKKIVRTEIGVLLRLSHPNIIQLKEIFETDTDIALVLELVTGGELFDRIVERGYYSERDAAHVIKQILEAVAYLHENGVVHRDLKPENLLYADLTVNAALKIADFGLSKIIDDQMTMRTVCGTPGYCAPEILRGNAYGPEVDMWSVGVILYILLCGFEPFFDPRGDQYMYSRILNCDYEFVSPWWDDVSLNAKDLVSKLIVLDPLKRLSVREALQHPWVLGKAARFSHMDTAQRKLQEFNARRKLKAAMKAVVATSRMHEGSRRRTDSCDIPGSGTSRQSSMQQDPPPEVTGPTPEDTDTSHTDQSKPSDQMVPSSPKPAGSAPIRPPLRADGLRQVSVIPKNVLVPPRLPQRSCSALEASPTMETPPPTPINLSNGFISKAEPSGKPASCQ, encoded by the exons ATGCCTACGTCCCGGCCCGACTCAGAGCCGGTGGAGTTCTGGGTGGACGCCTCCAGGAGGGACGGGACGGTGGAGGAGTTCTACACACTCAGCTCGGAACTCGGAAG AGGTGCTACGTCCATCGTTTACCGCTGTGAGCAGAAAGAGACGCAGAAACTGTACGCCATCAAAGTCCTGAAGAAGACG ATCGATAAGAAGATCGTCCGCACAGAGATTGGCGTCCTGCTGCGACTTTCCCACCCAAACATC ATCCAACTGAAGGAGATCTTTGAGACGGACACGGACATCGCGCTGGTGCTGGAGTTGGTGACTGGAGGAGAGCTGTTTGACCG GATCGTGGAGCGCGGTTACTACAGTGAGAGAGACGCTGCTCACGTCATCAAACAGATCCTGGAGGCCGTTGCG TATCTGCATGAGAACGGAGTTGTTCATCGAGACTTAAAACCAGAAAACCTGCTTTATGCCGACCTGACAGTGAACGCAGCGTTGAAGATAG CCGACTTCGGCCTCTCAAAGATCATTGATGATCAGATGACCATGAGGACGGTTTGTGGGACTCCAGGTTACTGCG CTCCAGAAATCCTGCGAGGGAACGCGTACGGGCCTGAGGTGGACATGTGGTCAGTGGGCGTGATCCTCTACATCCT ACTGTGTGGGTTCGAGCCGTTCTTCGACCCTCGGGGTGACCAGTACATGTACAGCCGCATCCTCAACTGTGACTATGAGTTTGTGTCCCCATGGTGGGATGACGTGTCCCTCAACGCCAAAGACCTG GTCAGTAAACTCATCGTCCTCGACCCTCTCAAGAGGCTGAGCGTGCGCGAGGCGCTGCAACACCCGTGGGTGCTCGGAAAGGCCGCGCGATTCTCCCACATGGACACAGCTCAGAGGAAACTACAGGAGTTCAACGCTCGACGCAAACTCAAg GCGGCCATGAAGGCGGTGGTTGCTACCAGCCGGATGCACGAAGGTTCTCGGCGTCGCACCGACAGCTGTGACATCCCAGGCTCAGGAACGTCCCGGCAGAGCAGCATGCAACAGGACCCGCCCCCCGAGGTCACAGGCCCCACCCCCGAAGACACCGACACCTCACATACAGACCAATCAAAACCCTCTGATCAAATGGTGCCGTCCAGCCCCAAACCCGCAGGCTCTGCCCCCATCCGGCCCCCGCTACGTGCCGACGGGCTGCGCCAAGTGTCCGTCATCCCTAAAAACGTCCTCGTCCCACCACGGCTGCCGCAGAGGAGCTGCTCCGCCCTAGAGGCCTCGCCCACAATGGAGACCCCACCCCCGACTCCCATCAATCTCAGCAACGGATTCATATCAAAGGCGGAGCCAAGCGGAAAGCCCGCCTCCTGCCAGTGA
- the orc1 gene encoding origin recognition complex subunit 1 isoform X1 encodes MKYSSRLRVRRVYEWRGKPVGFNRRLKTCDYSRLSIRVEGLPSSTLINTGQHVLIEGDDQENPYVAKVLRMFSDVSGTQKTAEVQWMVRVSEVPPDKLKLLRRDPHPQEIFLYQSRSCQQQVHVESFLRPVQVVFLDGSAPFPNSQDEDVFYVKFSWDSKTFRELSSAPTPPPEPLLSPSPSRSPPTTTLASRNAPRLAVPDPAVLLRAGAAASGIRSGPRTASAGKRGVAEAESLHSATKLSASKCLSARRRTAAGRTPGVRKKLQLNGLEDEASMEDDVLELLLKDEMHVSFTPSRKGSAHLKMSSVILDKLSLSDVDGSPPGGGEEERATTPSRRKEVKAARDPPLGVLVESDAERSPLLRATPRSSKRKSAMMVSARVRRQLNLLTHHADLHSDGDDEDAEFVPSKKDEQSSSDEEEEAVSEEELEVKKSRHAAPRTPRSKRKPDPSRRTPRKSAPGTPRTPNIPRRSRPVLQPANVLEEARARLHVSSVPESLPCREQEFQDIYSFVESKIIDGTGGCMYISGVPGTGKTATVQEVIRCLQHAAHIDEIPSFVFIEINGMKMTDPHQAYVQILQKMTGQKATAEHAAALLDRRFSACAARKECTVLLVDEVRDAMPPVIGRGPNHWFQVCVCVCVQLDLLWTRKQNVMYNLFDWPTRRQARLVVLTIANTMDLPERVLINRVASRLGLTRLSFQPYSFKQLQTIITSRLNKVRAFENDALQLVSRKVAALSGDARRCLDICRRATEICEQSPGGVGAALVGMSHVMEALDEMFSSSYVTAIKCASVQEQLFLRAIIAEFRRLGLEEATFQQVLVQLQALCLLEGTAPVGVSEALAVCQRLGACRLLLLESSRQGIGQRVRLNVSQDDVLYALRAD; translated from the exons ATGAAGTACTCGAGCAGGCTCCGCGTGAGGAGAGTTTATGAGTGGCGCGGGAAACCCGTGGGATTCAACCGGAGGCTGAAAACATGTGactacag TCGTCTGTCCATCAGAGTTGAAGGTCTTCCGAGCTCCACGCTCATCAACACGGGTCAACACGTCCTGATCGAGGGTGACGACCAGGAGAACCCGTACGTGGCCAAAGTTCTCCGTATGTTCTCCGACG TGAGCGGGACGCAGAAGACGGCAGAGGTGCAGTGGATGGTGCGCGTGTCCGAGGTGCCACCGGACAAACTGAAGCTGCTGCGTAGAGACCCCCACCCTCAGGAGATCTTTCTCTACCAGAGCAGAAGCTGCCAGCAGCAGGTCCACGTGGAGTCTTTCCTGAGGCCCGTCCAG GTGGTGTTCCTGGATGGCTCCGCCCCCTTCCCGAACTCCCAAGATGAAGACGTTTTCTACGTGAAGTTTTCCTGGGACTCCAAGACTTTCAGAGAGTTAAGCTCCGCCCCCACGCCTCCTCCTGAACCTTTACTTTCTCCGTCTCCATCACGCTCGCCGCCCACCACCACTCTAGCCTCCAGGAACGCCCCCCGACTAGCAGTACCCGACCCCGCCGTGTTGCTCAGAGCAGGGGCGGCGGCGTCCGGCATCAGGTCCGGACCAAGAACTGCGAGTGCTGGAAAGAGGGGTGTGGCCGAAGCAGAGTCACTTCATTCGGCCACAAAACTGTCCGCGTCCAAATGCCTGAGCGCCCGCAGGAGGACAGCGGCCGGACGGACGCCTGGCGTGCGCAAAAAACTGCAGCTCAACG GGCTGGAGGACGAGGCGTCGATGGAGGACGACGTCTTGGAGCTTCTGCTGAAGGACGAGATGCACGTCTCCTTCACGCCTTCAAGGaaaggctccgcccacctgaagaTGTCCTCCGTCATTCTGGACAAACTCAGTCTGTCCGACGTGGATGGTTCACCaccaggaggaggagaagaagaaag AGCCACCACGCCATCCAGGAGGAAAGAGGTGAAAGCAGCGCGAGATCCACCACTCGGTGTCCT GGTGGAGTCAGACGCAGAACGCTCTCCTTTGCTGCGTGCCACGCCCAGGAGCTCCAAGAGGAAGTCGGCCATGATGGTGTCGGCTCGCGTCAGGCGGCAGCT GAATCTGCTGACTCATCACGCCGACTTGCATTCAGACGGAGACGACGAGGACGCCGAGTTCGTCCCTTCAAAGAAGGACGAGCAGAGCAGCAgcgatgaagaggaggaagctgTGAGTGAGGAAGAGCTGGAGGTGAAGAAGAGTCGACACGCTGCTCCTCGCACGCCGCGCTCCAAACGCAAGCCGGACCCGTCAAGGAGAACGCCACGGAAG AGCGCTCCAGGAACACCCAGAACTCCCAACATCCCCCGCAGGTCACGGCCGGTACTGCAGCCTGCAAACGTCCTGGAGGAGGCTCGAGCCAG actcCACGTGTCCTCGGTTCCTGAGTCGTTGCCGTGCAGAGAGCAGGAGTTCCAGGACATTTACAGCTTCGTGGAGAGTAAGATCATTGATGGCACAGGAGG GTGCATGTACATCTCGGGGGTTCCGGGCACAGGGAAGACGGCCACGGTGCAGGAGGTGATCCGCTGTCTTCAACACGCGGCCCACATAGACGAGATCCCGTCCTTCGTCTTTATCGAGATCAACGGGATGAAGATGACGGACCCTCACCAGGCCTACGTCCAGATCCTACAG AAAATGACGGGTCAGAAGGCCACGGCGGAGCACGCTGCCGCCCTGTTGGACAGGAGGTTCAGTGCATGTGCAGCAAGGAAGGAGTGCACGGTGCTGCTGGTAGATGAGGTCAGAGACGCTATGCCGCCTGTGATTGGACGAGGACCAAACCATTGgtttcaagtgtgtgtgtgtgtgtgcgtgcagttgGACTTGCTGTGGACCAGGAAGCAGAACGTCATGTATAACCTGTTTGATTGGCCGACGCGTCGTCAGGCTCGTCTGGTGGTTCTGACCATCGCCAACACCATGGACCTACCCGAGCGTGTCCTCATCAACAGGGTGGCCAGCAGActg gggctGACCAGGCTCTCCTTCCAGCCGTACTCCTTCAAACAGCTTCAGACCATCATCACGTCTCGTCTGAACAAAGTCAGAGCGTTTGAGAACGACGCCCTGCAGCTGGTCTCTAGGAAG GTGGCGGCCCTGTCCGGTGACGCGCGCCGCTGTTTGGACATCTGTCGGCGAGCAACAGAGATCTGTGAGCAATCTCCGGGCGGCGTGGGGGCGGCGCTGGTGGGAATGAGTCACGTGATGGAGGCGCTGGACGAAATGTTTTCTTCGTCCTACGTCACCGCCATCAA GTGCGCCTCGGTACAGGAGCAGCTGTTTCTACGCGCCATCATTGCAGAGTTTCGCCGCCTCGGCCTGGAGGAGGCCACGTTTCAGCAG GTGCTGGTGCAGCTGCAGGCTCTGTGTCTGCTGGAGGGCACAGCCCCAGTGGGCGTGTCCGAAGCCTTGGCTGTGTGCCAGCGTCTGGGCGCCTGTcgcctgctgctgctggagtCCAGCAGACAAGGAATAGGGCAAAGAGTCAGGCTCAATGTGAGCCAGGACGATGTGCTCTATGCCCTCAGGGCGGACTGA
- the orc1 gene encoding origin recognition complex subunit 1 isoform X2: MKYSSRLRVRRVYEWRGKPVGFNRRLKTCDYSRLSIRVEGLPSSTLINTGQHVLIEGDDQENPYVAKVLRMFSDVSGTQKTAEVQWMVRVSEVPPDKLKLLRRDPHPQEIFLYQSRSCQQQVHVESFLRPVQVVFLDGSAPFPNSQDEDVFYVKFSWDSKTFRELSSAPTPPPEPLLSPSPSRSPPTTTLASRNAPRLAVPDPAVLLRAGAAASGIRSGPRTASAGKRGVAEAESLHSATKLSASKCLSARRRTAAGRTPGVRKKLQLNGLEDEASMEDDVLELLLKDEMHVSFTPSRKGSAHLKMSSVILDKLSLSDVDGSPPGGGEEERATTPSRRKEVKAARDPPLGVLVESDAERSPLLRATPRSSKRKSAMMVSARVRRQLNLLTHHADLHSDGDDEDAEFVPSKKDEQSSSDEEEEAVSEEELEVKKSRHAAPRTPRSKRKPDPSRRTPRKSAPGTPRTPNIPRRSRPVLQPANVLEEARARLHVSSVPESLPCREQEFQDIYSFVESKIIDGTGGCMYISGVPGTGKTATVQEVIRCLQHAAHIDEIPSFVFIEINGMKMTDPHQAYVQILQKMTGQKATAEHAAALLDRRFSACAARKECTVLLVDELDLLWTRKQNVMYNLFDWPTRRQARLVVLTIANTMDLPERVLINRVASRLGLTRLSFQPYSFKQLQTIITSRLNKVRAFENDALQLVSRKVAALSGDARRCLDICRRATEICEQSPGGVGAALVGMSHVMEALDEMFSSSYVTAIKCASVQEQLFLRAIIAEFRRLGLEEATFQQVLVQLQALCLLEGTAPVGVSEALAVCQRLGACRLLLLESSRQGIGQRVRLNVSQDDVLYALRAD; the protein is encoded by the exons ATGAAGTACTCGAGCAGGCTCCGCGTGAGGAGAGTTTATGAGTGGCGCGGGAAACCCGTGGGATTCAACCGGAGGCTGAAAACATGTGactacag TCGTCTGTCCATCAGAGTTGAAGGTCTTCCGAGCTCCACGCTCATCAACACGGGTCAACACGTCCTGATCGAGGGTGACGACCAGGAGAACCCGTACGTGGCCAAAGTTCTCCGTATGTTCTCCGACG TGAGCGGGACGCAGAAGACGGCAGAGGTGCAGTGGATGGTGCGCGTGTCCGAGGTGCCACCGGACAAACTGAAGCTGCTGCGTAGAGACCCCCACCCTCAGGAGATCTTTCTCTACCAGAGCAGAAGCTGCCAGCAGCAGGTCCACGTGGAGTCTTTCCTGAGGCCCGTCCAG GTGGTGTTCCTGGATGGCTCCGCCCCCTTCCCGAACTCCCAAGATGAAGACGTTTTCTACGTGAAGTTTTCCTGGGACTCCAAGACTTTCAGAGAGTTAAGCTCCGCCCCCACGCCTCCTCCTGAACCTTTACTTTCTCCGTCTCCATCACGCTCGCCGCCCACCACCACTCTAGCCTCCAGGAACGCCCCCCGACTAGCAGTACCCGACCCCGCCGTGTTGCTCAGAGCAGGGGCGGCGGCGTCCGGCATCAGGTCCGGACCAAGAACTGCGAGTGCTGGAAAGAGGGGTGTGGCCGAAGCAGAGTCACTTCATTCGGCCACAAAACTGTCCGCGTCCAAATGCCTGAGCGCCCGCAGGAGGACAGCGGCCGGACGGACGCCTGGCGTGCGCAAAAAACTGCAGCTCAACG GGCTGGAGGACGAGGCGTCGATGGAGGACGACGTCTTGGAGCTTCTGCTGAAGGACGAGATGCACGTCTCCTTCACGCCTTCAAGGaaaggctccgcccacctgaagaTGTCCTCCGTCATTCTGGACAAACTCAGTCTGTCCGACGTGGATGGTTCACCaccaggaggaggagaagaagaaag AGCCACCACGCCATCCAGGAGGAAAGAGGTGAAAGCAGCGCGAGATCCACCACTCGGTGTCCT GGTGGAGTCAGACGCAGAACGCTCTCCTTTGCTGCGTGCCACGCCCAGGAGCTCCAAGAGGAAGTCGGCCATGATGGTGTCGGCTCGCGTCAGGCGGCAGCT GAATCTGCTGACTCATCACGCCGACTTGCATTCAGACGGAGACGACGAGGACGCCGAGTTCGTCCCTTCAAAGAAGGACGAGCAGAGCAGCAgcgatgaagaggaggaagctgTGAGTGAGGAAGAGCTGGAGGTGAAGAAGAGTCGACACGCTGCTCCTCGCACGCCGCGCTCCAAACGCAAGCCGGACCCGTCAAGGAGAACGCCACGGAAG AGCGCTCCAGGAACACCCAGAACTCCCAACATCCCCCGCAGGTCACGGCCGGTACTGCAGCCTGCAAACGTCCTGGAGGAGGCTCGAGCCAG actcCACGTGTCCTCGGTTCCTGAGTCGTTGCCGTGCAGAGAGCAGGAGTTCCAGGACATTTACAGCTTCGTGGAGAGTAAGATCATTGATGGCACAGGAGG GTGCATGTACATCTCGGGGGTTCCGGGCACAGGGAAGACGGCCACGGTGCAGGAGGTGATCCGCTGTCTTCAACACGCGGCCCACATAGACGAGATCCCGTCCTTCGTCTTTATCGAGATCAACGGGATGAAGATGACGGACCCTCACCAGGCCTACGTCCAGATCCTACAG AAAATGACGGGTCAGAAGGCCACGGCGGAGCACGCTGCCGCCCTGTTGGACAGGAGGTTCAGTGCATGTGCAGCAAGGAAGGAGTGCACGGTGCTGCTGGTAGATGAG ttgGACTTGCTGTGGACCAGGAAGCAGAACGTCATGTATAACCTGTTTGATTGGCCGACGCGTCGTCAGGCTCGTCTGGTGGTTCTGACCATCGCCAACACCATGGACCTACCCGAGCGTGTCCTCATCAACAGGGTGGCCAGCAGActg gggctGACCAGGCTCTCCTTCCAGCCGTACTCCTTCAAACAGCTTCAGACCATCATCACGTCTCGTCTGAACAAAGTCAGAGCGTTTGAGAACGACGCCCTGCAGCTGGTCTCTAGGAAG GTGGCGGCCCTGTCCGGTGACGCGCGCCGCTGTTTGGACATCTGTCGGCGAGCAACAGAGATCTGTGAGCAATCTCCGGGCGGCGTGGGGGCGGCGCTGGTGGGAATGAGTCACGTGATGGAGGCGCTGGACGAAATGTTTTCTTCGTCCTACGTCACCGCCATCAA GTGCGCCTCGGTACAGGAGCAGCTGTTTCTACGCGCCATCATTGCAGAGTTTCGCCGCCTCGGCCTGGAGGAGGCCACGTTTCAGCAG GTGCTGGTGCAGCTGCAGGCTCTGTGTCTGCTGGAGGGCACAGCCCCAGTGGGCGTGTCCGAAGCCTTGGCTGTGTGCCAGCGTCTGGGCGCCTGTcgcctgctgctgctggagtCCAGCAGACAAGGAATAGGGCAAAGAGTCAGGCTCAATGTGAGCCAGGACGATGTGCTCTATGCCCTCAGGGCGGACTGA
- the prpf38a gene encoding pre-mRNA-splicing factor 38A: MANRTVKDANSIHGTNPQYLVEKIIRTRIYESKYWKEECFGLSAELVVDKAMELKYVGGVFGGNIKPTPFICLVLKMLQIQPEKDIIVEFIKNEDFKYVRLLGAMYMRLTGAAVDCYKYLEPLYNDYRKIKSQNRNGEFEVMHVDEFIDELLHAERVCDIILPRLQKRQVLEEGEMLDPRISALEEDLDEVESSEEEDEEEEKPERLQTPEPHRRGYRDNDRPRRSPSPRYRRSRSPRRRSRSPRRRSPSPRRERHRSKSPRRHRSRSRDRRHRSKSPGHHRSHRHHSKTPERSSKKSHKKSRRGND; the protein is encoded by the exons ATGGCGAACCGGACCGTGAAGGACGCGAACAGCATCCACGGAACCAACCCGCAGTACCTGGTGGAGAAAATCATCCGGACCCGAATCTACGAGTCCAAATACTGGAAGGAGGAGTGCTTTGGCCTCAGTG CTGAGCTGGTCGTGGACAAAGCCATGGAGCTGAAATATGTGGGCGGAGTCTTTGGAGGGAACATCAAACCCACGCCGTTCATCTGCCTGGTGCTGAAGATGCTCCAGATCCAACCTGAGAAGGACATCATCGTGGAGTTCATCAAGAATGAGGACTTCAA gtaTGTGCGTCTGCTAGGAGCCATGTACATGAGGCTGACTGGAGCTGCAGTGGATTGTTACAAATACCTGGAGCCGCTTTACAACGACTACAGAAAGATTAAGAGTCAGAACAGGAACGGAG AATTCGAGGTGATGCATGTGGATGAGTTCATTGATGAGCTGCTTCATGCTGAGCGCGTGTGTGATATCATCCTGCCCCGCCTCCAG aaGAGGCAGGTCCTGGAGGAGGGGGAGATGTTGGACCCACGGATCAGCGCTCTAGAGGAAGATctggatgaagtggagagcagCGAAGAAGAGgacgaggaagaggagaag CCGGAGCGCCTTCAGACCCCTGAGCCGCACAGACGTGGTTACCGTGACAACGACCGACCTCGCCGCTCGCCGTCGCCTCGTTACAGACGCAGCCGCTCTCCTCGACG GAGGAGCAGATCaccgaggaggaggag CCCGTCGCCGCGCAGAGAACGACATCGCAGTAAGAGCCCTCGTCGCCACCGCAGCCGCTCCAGAGACAGACGCCACCGCTCCAAGTCCCCAG gtcACCACAGAAGTCATCGTCACCATTCAAAGACCCCAGAGAG GAGCTCGAAAAAGAGTCACAAGAAGAGTCGGAGAGGAAACGACTGA